From the genome of Procambarus clarkii isolate CNS0578487 chromosome 78, FALCON_Pclarkii_2.0, whole genome shotgun sequence:
CTTTAGGGCCCATGGGTCCTGTAGGGCCCGTGGGTCCTGGAGGGCCCATGTGTCCTTCATTTCCTTGTGGTCCTTGCGGTCCTTGCGGTCCTTGTGATCCTTGTGGTCCTCCAGGTCCTGGAGGACCTGGAGGGCCTTGAGATCCTGGATGGCCATCAGCACCAGGACGCCCCGGGGCTCCATCAGCACCGTTAGTGCCATTTGCACCTGAAGGTCCTGCAGGACCAGGGGGGCCAGCAGGTCCTGGATGACCTGGATGTCCTCGTTCCCCGTGAGCCCCGTCCCTGCCAGGTGCCCCGTCCTTGCCGTTAGTACCGTTGGTGCCTGGAATACCGTCCTTGCCTGGAGAGCCGTCCTTACCTGGATGACCAGGCATGCCTCGAGCACCGTCCTTACCGTCTTTACCGGGAGCACCGTCTGTGCCGTTAATTCCGTTAGTACCGTTGGTACCGTTGGTACCGTTGGTGCCGTTGGTGCCTGGAATGCCGTCCTTGCCTGGAGTACCGGGAACGCCGTCTTTACCGTCATGACCAGACGGACCTGGTTTACCATGGTGACCATCAGACCCAGAAGGACCAGTAGGTCCAGGGGGACCAGGAGGACcagggggacctgggggacccGCCACATCATGCGGTTTATCATGCGTTCCATGACCTGTAAATGAAATATACAATAGTAAACTCGCCTTCAGtgtatatttcataatatatcttTAAAGTATTCTGTTGTTAATTGTTTACGTGGTTATGTGTCATTTATGTTCTTTAATATAAGTGGAAATGATGAACATAATATATTATACTCTTCAATATATTCTTTAATACATTGATGTGGAAATCAAACACGAAGACACGGGATATGGGACAcatcggttgagaggcgggaccaaagagccaaagctcaacccccgcaagcacaattaggtgagtacaattaggtgagtacatcaacaCGGAGGAGTGTTATGAGACCGTATCAATAAGATGCGGTGTGATAAAAAAAACAAGTAATTGGAATCAAAGCCAAATATAATCCCAAGGATTATTAGACAGGCAACGAAAGATCATTTTAATTTTGCTACAAAGGGGCAAATAGTTACTCTGATTCCTCACAAGAAAAAACATAAAAGGATTGAAAAAATGATGACGGCGGTAATCTACAACCAATTTGAAAATTACGATAGACCTAAACAGTATTATGAtaatagaaatggagtaactcatTAAGAAAGCAGTTTGCTTTTGTTTGCTCTTGAGAGCAAACATGACCGTAATAGAGGGAATTCAACTATATGAAAATTGGGTTGGAAAACGTTAAGCCCATCAGGAAGAGAGCAAACACGCTGAGTAAGCCTAATGGAGATAGCACAGATGAACATTTTGACAATATTTTTATGAGGCAACACGAAAATTTGATGACTTCCCAGGTAAAATTTCACCTGATTTTAACACACGGAGAGGCTGACATAGAAAAATACGATTTTATAATGCACATATGAAAAAAGTGATAATTTGAATATTTATTACATGTAATAGAAATCCATTAATAAACAATAGGAGAGTGAAACAAAAAGAATAGGACTGTGCATAGGGGATTACCAACAAATCAGAGTATATTCTCTGATTTGAATGTAACAAATATTTTCTAGGGAGAATATAACAAATCATTATATTCTCCCTAGGGTGAATATAATCAGCAAATTTAAAACGGGCTTAAATATGCATAGGAAATAATGCTTTTAGGCAAAAGGACATTCATGTAAAAAATAATGAAAGCTAACCACAGTAACTGCAGAAGAGTGGAATGAGTACATAAAAGTTAGAAGTGAagcagagagtgacacagagtccCAGGCAAAAAACTTCTACACAGCTACCCAGAGCTCCCAGTGAATCTGGAAGACCAGAATACGAAAGACTCAGATAATCAGAGATGATTAAAGAGGAGATCAGACAAGAATTGGGAGGGACTAGATAATAAGAAGGTTACTATGAAAACTTAATCTTTCATTGGATACTGATAAGGTAGTTGCAACATCAGCCGGTTTGCTTACTGGACTCAACTCATCACAAGAAAATAGTTAATTTACTTTAACCTAAGGTTTGGCTAAATAGTTGAATAGCTTTATCAATCTTAATATAAAGGCTTTCAGAAAGCTAAATAGAACCTATATAAGATCTGCCCCTTTAATATGCATTTTCAGCAATGGAATCCCCAtccaaagaatatatatataattaggcaaGAAACCTTGTGTGGTAAAGGTTGTGTCGGAGCTGAGAGGACTCGACCTGACCACCTTGGAGGAAAGAGCAGTGGTGGTCCTTTTCTCATCAAAACTAATCTGCTGACAGGCTCTAGGTATACTAGACTCTAGGTATACTAGGATCTAGGTATATTAGGCTCTATGTATAATAGACTCATGGATAAGTGGCATAAATTGCAAGGAATAACTAAATTGATTCAAATCACGTTATTGGAAGAGACAAGATGTAGGAGATACATGATCCCTATGTACAAAATATTAGGGAGTTTACAGGACAAACTATTTGGCTCGGGCGTTCACGAACACCGGTGCAAATTAGGCACCCGAATGAGAGAgtgatatatatttgtttttgtcaataaatagatggaatgcattaacaaGACTAATTGTTGAAGCACACTATTCACTGCTTAAAGTGCAGATATGACAGAAGCAACAGGGCTGAGTAACTTGTATAATACAGGATAGAAGGTTGAGAGTTGGTGCCCGAGAGCTGAAGCTTTGAAAAGAGCAGCTAGTtgtgtacacacaaacacacacacacacacacacacacacacacacacacatacacacacacacacacacacacacacttaggagtTACTTACAGCATTTTTCTCCTCTTGCGCATCCCTTGGCTTTAATCTTCTTACACTTGTATTTCTTGGGGTGACACTGTCCGCGCATCTCCTTGCAAGCGTTGCCTCCTTCATATCCGTCTCTGTCGTCACCTTCATCTCTGGTGTCATGGCGACCAGCTCTCAGCTTCCTCACTTTATTTTGGggatttttcagtttatgtgtaATGTGTTTCTTAATTGCCTTATTCTTATTTGTCCTGAACTGCTTCCTCTTTCTCCCTGTTTTTCTTTCTCTACTAGCTTTGATTTTTGTAGCTTCGCTTTTCTCTATAAAAATGAGAAATAATAAGTACATTAATATAGAGAAGACTCATTCGGATTAAAGTAGTGGTTTTCATTCTGAAGTATCAACAAAATCGTCCGCCTCATTCCCTTCTCACACGCCCTCTTTAAAACCTAGTCTAAGACCTGAGAAAAGTTTCATTCGTACGTCATCACTGATCTTTAACCAAATCTATTCCAACcttacctaatcaaacctaacccaacctaatcaaATTAAGAGATAACATTTTGGTCTTTATTTACGATATGCACAAGAATCGAAAACAGAAAAAGAACGAAGCACAGTTCAAGAAAAGCTTGAACGTAATTAGTTGTGGGCCGTGTGGTAACCAAACAACAGCCAAATGTTTCATTAAGAAAACTAGGCAGCGCGTTACTGGAGGAATTCAGACTGTGTTCGAGCTGTACGCCTGTAAGCACGCGGTCTAGAAAAGACAGTCGCAGACCTCTGTTgttccttttttttatatatgacctggaaaagacttatgacaccacttggggATACAATATTTTATCCCAACTCCATTTTTTTGGTCTTTGTCGCAGAGGCTTCCTTCTAAGCTATCAGTTCGTTTAAAGAGAGACTTGGCACCACTGTCTGACTCTTTTCAACAATATGAAGGTGTTTCCCAAAGTAGTGTTCTGAATACTACTAATTTTCCTAGTTTCCCTAAATGGTCTTCTTATTTTCCACTGGCATTTTCTCTGCCTTTTGTGTTGATCTCAATCTGCTGTCGGGGTGATTTCCACCAATACCAGATCTAACTCGCAATTGATTCCGTTTCgtcctgggccaccaatcatagcttcaagttctctatgacTAAAACTTGTGATATGACCTTTACTGGGAAGCAGATCGTTTTTCGTACGCCCTggtcgctttatggtaatccccttcTGTATAAAGATTCTGCTATACTTTTGGGGTTTATCTTTGACACTCGCTTGCCTTGGTCACCACATATATCTTATCTCTGAATGCTCTAAGGCACTTATCTAACTTAGTCTTGTCtcatacttcctggggagctgaaAGAAGCATGATCCTCTGTTAGCACTCTTTCAATCGTGCTATGTAAACTTGATTATGGCTACCCTACCTACTCCTCTACCTCCTCTTAGTtccttcgtcgtcttgatgctctgcaccatactgggttccgtctcagctctggtgcccctCTTGCATCTCCTACCTAGAGCATGTATATTTAAACCAACAATCTGTCTCTACAGGATCGTCGTAATCATTACTGCTTTCGATACCTCGCACGATGCCTGCAGTATCCTCACACTCGTTTGTGCCGTGGTATTAGTGTTACCCCTCATATAGgccctgttccctttcaccaccCTTCCTTTTTCTGTACCGATGTCTCACTTTTAGGATTCCCTCTCGGTTCAAATTTGTTATATCTTTCCTCGTATTCTTCCATTCCTTGCCACCATGAAGGATTCCACTTGCAAAATTTTGTAAGATCTTGACCCATATGTTAAAAGCTTCTACTCCTTCTACAGTTAAAGGTTTTTCCTTTAacccttttcttcgcactccgacTACTGATGTTCTCACAAAATCATTATAAAATGCACACAATGTTTTAACCAGTTAGCCacatgtaaaataaaaaaaatgcaattttgtttttaaacagtaattagtaaattgaaatagGTAATAAATATATACTCTTGTTATATTTCATTAAATTATCAGCCAATAATGATTAACCCTGCTGCTCTACACGTCTATTGTCTAATTTTTATCCCTGTTGAGCCTTAagagtgtcagccaggtagggggttCCCTGAGATTACTGGTAATCTTCCGTAATTTGCTCTGAGGTTCATAGAACCCTGCGAAAAATATCACCTTAGGTTGACTAACAGTTTTTTAGACTTGTTGGTGGCATGAAGCAAAACATCTCTAATTAGGAATTACATCCCGGCTCCAGTAACCTGTGGTGCTAATAACTAGTTCTTTAATGCTTCCGACCACGCTACCAAAAGTATTCGGACATTTGTCTAAAGAAACTTAGAAATGGACGTTAAAGCCTCACCGCGTGATGGAGTGTTAATGCAGCAGACGTCATCTTGCCCCCGGCAGCCATGTTGAGAAGAGGTGACGTCACAGGTTTTGGCGGGAACCACATCTCCCGCCAGCCGCCTCACAGTCCCTCTTGCCGCCCTGCATGAACAACGGTTACTAATCCTTTTCCTTTACACACATTTACTTTGTAATAACTGACATCTCATGTTTAATCATCTAATTTATTGTCAGCGAATATTGTTGATTAAATGTAATTATTTTACGAACTGTATATAGAAGAGTGAGTGTAGTGCCTTTGTGTCCAGCGCTTGAGTGAAGAATGTAAACCTGTTAAGGTTGTCTCGCAGGCATATTGACTATATACCCCAAAGTTAGAATTGTGTATCCCACAGTAGCAATAATGATTCATTTTGTCGGGGGATAGGTAGTCTTTGTATATATGTTTATATCGAGGTCCACCCCAGTGTCGAATTACTGAACTCCCAAAATGCAACCCCCCACAGCAAGCTGACTTAACTcctaggtgcctatttactgctaggtgaacagatgcattaggtgagaggaaacGTGGCCAACTATGTCTGTCCTACCAGGGATTTGAATCAGGAATTCCCGATTATGTGTCGCGAACGAACTCGACTATACTCCTTGTGTACTGATATGTTGGTTTTAATAGtgcttcatttatttatttatttatttatttatttatttatttatttatatatatatatacaagaaggtacatcggGGTTGTaaggatacatagtatagtaattacaatcttataaagccactagtacgcgcagcgtttcgggcagaaactgaCTTTGTTTCATCTTTGGTAACAGTGGGATGTGCGTGTTATTAGCTTAAAGGTAAAAGTTTATCAGTGGAATAACCTCGATCTCTTGCGATTTCAAGTATCTCCGAGCATGAGACGTTTCTTttgctacattaaaacgttttgaTTCAGCTCTTGTCTTAAAACGTGTTACTTCGACAAAGGATCAAACCGTTTCTGATACCTCATTTTGAAGACATCACCATGGAATTTAGTATATTCCTTTCGTCCTTCAAGAAGGCGTATTAGTTTAAACTTTCGTTCTTTTTGTGGCAAGTGCTTCCCTGTTGCACAGTTGAAAACTTGATCTGGTCTGATAGAGCAAAAGTATTATGATTAACATTAATGAAACTGACCATCTTCACAATGCACTCATTAGCCTTTGTTACAACGTCCGAAAACTGGTGATGTAGGATATACTCAGAATTTTCAGTAATTCCACAGATTtccatttaatttcagtaaatcaATGGAAAACATTTATTGAATGTTTCATGCTTGATTATATCTCTCAGAGTTGTCTCAGGGGATATTTTAGAGTACATTGTTGTTGTTTAGGTTAACTGCTAGCATTAATCACAGGGTGATGAGAGGTGAAGCCTTCATGAGTTTTATACAAGAACCAAAAGAAACCCAAGATAATTATATCTAGTTGATTCTAAAGGAAAGAAAACAAATAATCACTCAAAGTATTAAATCTATAATTCTCTGATAATACTAAATTGATGAACGCGACCTGCGAAAGTTGACACAAACCAGGACATTGGTTCGATGTCCATCCTGCTCTAGAGATTTTCCCATACTTAAGGCAGACATTATATACAATTAAACTAATTTAGAACACGGTACAAAATAAAGTAGAAACGTTGGGTGGGACCAGCCAGTGGACTCACCTGCGCCTGCGTAGACACCGtcgccagcaccagcaccagcagccacaACGCTCTCACCTCCACCATCGTGATCTTAGCGCAGGAGTCACAAGTGATGTGCCTGATTGTGTAGCTGTCTTATATGAggctagagggagagagagcacacCACGTGGGCGGACGCCAGTACTTGCGTTGCAGGTGTTGGCTAAGTGGGCCACGCCTCACGAAGCAAACAATGTATTGAATGGAAATGTTCTGTCAGTAACCTCGTTATATATTCAGCATTAAAGATTTACTTGTTGATATATATGTGGGTAGTCGAGTTTGACAATGGTTGTCACTGTTACACGTGGATTACTCTCAATGGAGATTTTAGACGGATTATTTCCAGTAGTTTATCTTAGACGTGGATTACTTCCAGTAGTTTATCTTAGACGTGGATTACCTTCAGTCTATTATTTGGGGAAGTAGATTACCTCAAGTTGTTTATTTTGGGAGGTGGATTACCTTGGTGGTCTATGTCAGACACTCGTTACCTTCACTGGTATGTTATACCAGACGTGTTCTTTACCTGTAATGGTTTATTTTGGACGTGCATTGCCTTCGTCATTTTATATAAGACATAATTTATTTTAGTGGTTTATACTGGATGCACATTACCCTCAGTGGTGTTTACCAGAGGGAAGTGCTCAGCATTGTAAATTACCAGTGGGAAGTGCTCAGCATTATAAATTACCAGAGGGAAGTGCTCAGCATTATAAATTACCAGAGGGAAGTGCTCAGCATTATTAATTACCAGAGGGAAGTGCTCAGCATTATTAATTACCAGTGGGAAGTGCTCAGCATTATTAATTACCAGAGGGAAGTGCTCAGCATTATTAATTACCAGTGGGAAGTGCTCAGCATTATAAATTACCAGAGGGAAGTGCTCAGCATTATAAATTACCAGTGGGAAGTGCTCAGCATTATTAATTACCAGAGGGAAGTGCTCAGCATTATTAATTACCAGAGGGAAGTGCTCAGCATTATTAATTACCAGTGGGAAGTGCTCAGCATTATAAATTACCAGAGGGAAGTGCTCAGCATTATAAATTACCAGTGGGAAGTGCTCAGCATTATTAATTACCAGAGGGAAGTGCTCAGCATTATTAATTACCAGAGGGAAGTGCTCAGCATTATTAATTACCAAAGGGAAGTGCTCAGCATTATTAATTACCAAAGGGAAGTGCTCAGCATTGTAAATTACCAGTGGGAAGTGCTCGGCATTATAAATTACCAGTGGGAAGTGCTCAGCATTATTAATTACCAGAGGAAAGTGCTCAGCATTATTAATTACCAGAGGGAAGTGCTCAGCATTATTAATTACCAGAGGGAAGTGCTCAGCATTATTAATTACCAGAGGGAAGTGCTCAGCATTATTAATTACCAAAGGGAAGTGCTCAGCATTATTAATTACCAAAGGGAAGTGCTCAGCATTGTAAATTACCAGTGGGAAGTGCTCGGCATTATAAATTACCAGTGGGAAGTGCTCAGCATTATTAATTACCAGTGGGAAGTGCTCAGCATTGTAAATTACCAGAGGGAAGTGCTCAGCATTGTAAATTACCAGTGGGAAGTGCTCAGCATTGTAAATTACCAGAGGGAAGTGCTCAGCATTGTAAATTACCAGAGGGAAGTGCTCAGCATTGTAAATTACCAGAGGGAAGTGCTCAGCATTGTAAATTACCAGAGGGAAGTGCTCAGCATTGTAAATTACCAGAGGGAAGTACTCAGAACTAGAAATGACCAGAGAGACACGCTCAGTATTAGAAATAACCTGAGGGGcatgctacctaccttgaggctaccttgaggtgcttccggggcttagtgtccccgcggcccggtcgtcgaccagggctcTGCTCAGCAATAGAATTGAAGAAGGGGGAAGCGCTCAACATTAGAAATGGATAATTCAACTCATCGGgcatttttaatttaaaattctATATGATATATTGCATAGTTTCTAGCAGATATTTAAACAATCATGAAACGCAGAAAACAAATGGCTCTTAAAGATTTGAATGATATATACCGTTGTTGAAGTTATTCAGAAGAAGGTCCTTCAGACTGTTGTGAGAGGCAGGAAAAGAGAAAGTAAGAAAATGTTGATAAAATCTTTCATTTGAAGAATGACAGTCGCAACGCCTTGATCAGTAAACATATAGATATGAAGATAATCAAAACACATCACACGAAAACGCAAATACAGATTACAAGTTTTACACAAGTACAGATTACAAGATAACAAGCAAAGGGAGTCGTCTTATGAAGGTTGCGGCGCCTTAAGTGGTCGAAGGATATAGTAACCATGGCTCACTGCTCCTGTGGAAACTCAACATTATGCGGCAAGTTTTGCAACTGTTGTTTCTGGATAGACGTGCGATCCGCGCTTACCTGCATCAACCACACAACCTTCTTGTCAGTTGATTGATTAATTGTTGTAACAATGTATCGTCATATTCTTTAGTTTGTTGTAATATGATTAAAGAGCTATAACTACAATATTTACTAActgaaaaattatatattatCTAGTTACAGAAGTACTAAGTGTTAAGAATTCGAACTCTGTTATAGGAATGTGAACTAATCAATTGGTGTTTACTGATTTGTTGTTGTATGTTCTAGTGAGACTACAAGCCAGTTAACGCCATTAACAATGCATCCTTGGTACAAACACCTATTTGTAATAACAACGTCAAGTTTATTTGTCATTAGGATTGATGTAGTGGTCCCGGGCGCCGTTTCTGTCTAAGGCCAGGTGTCCGCGGCTGAGATGACTAATGGAAGAATTGTCAAAGGAGATTTTTTCTCTTGGGCACTTATACAAAACAGACTATCCAATACACAAGACATCAGTAGGCGCTAGTTTGTATTTCACCTTTGTTCTTGGAACCAGTTGGTAACACGTCCACCGCCTGACAGTTGTGGTGTGCAAGGAGTACGTCCGTGCACATCAGCAGTTAGTCTGCGAATGATGGCAGTTCAACTTACAAGAAAGTtgcatttcgctcgtatgcaatttggactgcctttgagcagcctgagggcagcaatattccgggaacatcaactaaatttcggagacttgaggcaaaatgaaattcacaccagttactccatctatcatcattctattatgtagGAAGTactgcacgtctatgggtcatccaataaggttacaaGACTTTtacatgttaccactgctaggcttaggctcggctacaagtacctctgggaatttgtaacatctgctgatgtagatttgactaaatgtaaactctgtcagcagaactattcgcatactttgcgtcattatattatGGAATGTAAAAAAATcgtggaatttagagataacaccatcactggtgtcc
Proteins encoded in this window:
- the LOC123745905 gene encoding uncharacterized protein isoform X1, producing MTPEMKVTTETDMKEATLARRCADSVTPRNTSVRRLKPRDAQEEKNAVMERMINRMMWRVPQVPLVLLVPLDLLVLLGLMVTMVNQVRLVMTVKTAFPVLQARTAFQAPTAPTVPTVPTVLTELTAQTVLPVKTVRTVLEACLVIQVRTALQARTVFQAPTVLTARTGHLAGTGLTGNEDIQVIQDLLAPLVLQDLQVQMALTVLMEPRGVLVLMAIQDLKALQVLQDLEDHKDHKDRKDRKDHKEMKDTWALQDPRALQDPWALKGLQGLKVLQEIMDMEIMEVAIMDIMEVAIMDIMEVAIMEVKILDMMDITIMEMTMMDIMDITIMEMTMMEMTMMDIMDITIMEMTMMDIMDITIMDITIMDITIMDITIMAIMDITIMEMTMMDKMDITIMDITIMDITIMEMTMMDKMDITIMNIMDITIMYIMEVTITDITIMDIMEVTIMDIMKVSIMEITQVTRLNIMEVMIIIRIMMTITEIKIIYI
- the LOC123745905 gene encoding collagen alpha chain isoform X2 translates to MRGQCHPKKYKCKKIKAKGCARGEKCCHGTHDKPHDVAGPPGPPGPPGPPGPTGPSGSDGHHGKPGPSGHDGKDGVPGTPGKDGIPGTNGTNGTNGTNGTNGINGTDGAPGKDGKDGARGMPGHPGKDGSPGKDGIPGTNGTNGKDGAPGRDGAHGERGHPGHPGPAGPPGPAGPSGANGTNGADGAPGRPGADGHPGSQGPPGPPGPGGPQGSQGPQGPQGPQGNEGHMGPPGPTGPTGPMGPKGSPGPKGPPGNNGHGNHGGGNNGHNGGGNNGHNGGGNNGGENTGHDGHNNNGDDNDGHNGHNNNGDDNDGDDNDGHNGHNNNGDDNDGHNGHNNNGHNNNGHNNNGHNNNGHNGHNNNGDDNDGQNGHNNNGHNNNGHNNNGDDNDGQNGHNNNEHNGHNNNVHNGGNDNGHNNNGHNGGNDNGHNEGFNNGNNSSDQTEHNGSDDNNKNNDDDNRN